The genomic interval GCCGCCCGTCCCCGGTACGCACCTTCGCGTCCTTGCAGTCGACGTGGTAGATCCGGTCGGCGAAGTCGAAGATGAAGTTCACCGGGTCGAGTTCCTGCCAGACGAAGTGCGACGGGTCCCAGTTCAGCCCGAACGCCGGCCGGTGCCCGATCGCCTCCAGGGTCCGCCGGGTCGTCCAGTAGTCGTACGCGATCTCGCTCGGGTGCACCTCGTGCGCGAACCGCACCCCCACCTCGTCGAAGACGTCGAGGATCGGGTTCCACCGGTCGGCGAAGTCCTGGTAGCCCTTCTCGATCATCGACGGCGGGACCGGCGGGAACATCGCCAGGGTGTGCCAGATCGACGAGCCGGTGAACCCGACGACGGTCTTGACGCCGAGCTTCGCCGCCGCCCGCGCGGTGTCCTTGATCTCCTCGGCGGCCCGCTGCCGGACCCCTTCCGGCTCCCCGTCGCCCCAGATCCGGGCCGGCAGGATGTCCTGGTGGCGCTCGTCGATCGGGTGGTCGCAGACCGCCTGCCCGACCAGGTGGTTGGAGATCGTCCAGACCTTGAGGTTGTACTTGGCCAGCGTCTGGCGCTTGCGGTCGACGTACGAGTCGTCGGCGAGCGCCTTGTCGACCTCGAAGTGATCACCCCAGCAGGCGATCTCCAGCCCGTCGTAGCCCCACTCCGAGGCGAGCCGGCACACCTCCTCGAACGGTAGGTCGGCCCACTGGCCGGTGAAGAGCGTGATGGGTCGCGCCATGGTCTTTCTCCCTGTTGGTCACGCGGGATTCGCGACTGCGCCGCAGGCGGCGCCGGTGGACCGGGGCGAGGGTGGCCGTCCGGAACGGTGGCGGAAACCTCCCCGGCGGTGTGGTCGGCACGTGCGCAGCCGCACCCGAGCCGGGCGGGTTGCGCCTCCCGCCTGGTCGCCGGCCATCACCGAGGATCGCCACGACCACTCTAGGCCGTGCCGCCCGGCGCAAGGAAGCCCCGCCTTCCGGATCCGCGGACCCGGAAGGCGGGGCGGAGACGTTCCGACCCTGTGCACTGTTCGCGGCCGATCCGTCTCCCTTGCCGGCGGGTGGCGGGGTCGCGCTGGGCGGGTGGTGGGGATGGCGCGCCGCCCGCCCCCCGCTCAGCTCAGGGCAACGTCCACTTCTGGTTGGCGGCGCCGGCGACGCAGTCCCACAGGTGTACGTCCTGGCCGTCCGCCGAGCTGTTGTTCGACACGTCCAGGCACTTGCCCGAGCCGGGGTTGCGGAGCGTGCCGTCGGCCTGGGCGGCCCAGTTCTGCGCCCCGGTGGAGTTGCAGGTCCAGAGCTGGATCCTGGTGCCGTTCGCCGTACCCGAGCCGGAGATGTCGAGGCACTTGCCGAGCGCCCGCAGGGTCTGGCCGGTACGGGTCCAGGTCTGCCGGGCCGAGTTGGCGACGCAGGTGTTGATCTGTGCCTGCGTACCGTCGGCGGTGCCGCCACCGTCGATCTCCAGGCACTTGCCGGCCAGCCCGACCACCGGCCCGGTCCCGGAACCGCCGCCGCCGCTCGTCGAGCGCACCAGGGTGAACTCGTCGACGTCGTACAGTCCGGTGCCGGAACCGGCGACGGTGAGGTAGAGGTTCCCGGTGCCGGACGGCAGCCCGGTCAGCGCCGTACTCACCTCGGCGTAGCTCTCCCAGCCGCCGGTGTTGGAGATCGTCGCGGTGCCGTGCACCGGGCCGGTCTGCGAACCGGTCCGGACCTGGAGGGTGCCGCCGGCACCGCCGGAGACGACCCGGGCCCGCAGCGAGGTGACCCCGGTCAGGTTCTGCCCGTTGTAGGCCGCCCAGTCGCCCGGGTCCAGGTACCCGATCGTCGAACCGCCGTTGGCGCCGGCCTTGCCGACCACCTGGACCCCGCTCTGCGCGGTGAACGCCTCGGCCTGGACCGTGGTGTTCTGGCCCGGGTCCGGGCCGGGGCCGCCGCCGAGTTCCTTGATCCGGATGTTCCGGAACGAGACGTCGTCGCCGGTGCCGTGGTTCTGGATGCCGATGTGCCCGGCCAGCGACCGCACCGGGTTGGTGTTGGTGAAGTCGTTGATCAGCACACCGTTGAGGTAGATGCGCAGCCGCTCCCCCTCGACCAGCAGCTCGTAGCTGTTCCACTCGCCGGGCGGGTTGAGCGCGGCGTCCCGGGCCGCGATGTCGGCGGACTTGAAGGTGTAGACCGCGCCGGTGGTCCGGTCGGCCGCGTCGGTGGCGTCGATCTGGATCTCGTAGCCGTTGTCCACCGCCGACCACGGGTCGGACGACGGCGGAAAGCCGATGAAGATCCCGGAGTTGTCGTCGCCGGCCATCCGCCAGTCCAGCTTCAGGGAGTACGAGCTGAACTGCTTGGCGCTGTACCAGTAGAGGCCCATGCCGCCGACCGAGGTGAGCGTGGCGTCGGCGTTGGTGAAGCTGCCCGGCCCGGCCTGGGACCAGCCGGTGGTGGAACCGTTGTAGAGGGTGCTGTAGCCGGACTCGGGCCGGCAGTCGGCCTTGCTGCGGCCGGCGGCGTACCGGATGCCGCCGAGCAGGTGTGCCCGGAACGCCGGCTCGGCGTACGACGCCTGGGTGTGCCCGCCGCCGGTGTAGAAGGAGCGGCCACCCTCGTACGACTTGCACCAGGCGTGCGGGTGGTCCGCCCCCATCCCGCCACCGGAGTACGACGACTCGTCCAGGGTCGCCAGCACCCGGGCGGTGGACCGGGCGTTGGTGCGGTAGTTGTACCACTCGTCGGTGCGGGTCCAGGTCTGCGGCAGGTGGGCCGTTGCCGCGTGGCCCCGGTCCACCGCCTTGACGTTGGCCTGCTGGATGGCCGGGTGCGAGGCGAAGTACGCCCCGACCAGGTTGCCGTAGAACGGCCAGTCGTACTCGGTGTCGGCGGCGGCGTGCACCCCGACGTACCCCCTGCCGCTGCGGATGTACGACTCGAAGGCGCTCTGCTGGCTGGCGTTGAGGGCGTCGCCGGTGGTGTTCAGGAAGACCACCACCTCGTACTGGCCGAGGTTGGCGGTGGTGAACTGGGCGGCGTCCTCGGTGGCGGTCACGGTGAAGTTGTTCGCCGCGCCGAGTTCGCGGATCGCCTGGGTGCCGGCGG from Plantactinospora sp. BC1 carries:
- a CDS encoding sugar phosphate isomerase/epimerase, producing the protein MARPITLFTGQWADLPFEEVCRLASEWGYDGLEIACWGDHFEVDKALADDSYVDRKRQTLAKYNLKVWTISNHLVGQAVCDHPIDERHQDILPARIWGDGEPEGVRQRAAEEIKDTARAAAKLGVKTVVGFTGSSIWHTLAMFPPVPPSMIEKGYQDFADRWNPILDVFDEVGVRFAHEVHPSEIAYDYWTTRRTLEAIGHRPAFGLNWDPSHFVWQELDPVNFIFDFADRIYHVDCKDAKVRTGDGRRGRLSSHLPWADLRRGWDFVSTGHGDVPWEDSFRALNAIGYDGPISIEWEDAGMDRLVGAPEALQFVRRLAFDAPSAAFDAAFSSKE
- a CDS encoding ThuA domain-containing protein; the protein is MRLFRSSTRKTIRPSLAIATTALAVLACTVPAGPASAADAPYDVLVFSKTAGFRHDSIAAGTQAIRELGAANNFTVTATEDAAQFTTANLGQYEVVVFLNTTGDALNASQQSAFESYIRSGRGYVGVHAAADTEYDWPFYGNLVGAYFASHPAIQQANVKAVDRGHAATAHLPQTWTRTDEWYNYRTNARSTARVLATLDESSYSGGGMGADHPHAWCKSYEGGRSFYTGGGHTQASYAEPAFRAHLLGGIRYAAGRSKADCRPESGYSTLYNGSTTGWSQAGPGSFTNADATLTSVGGMGLYWYSAKQFSSYSLKLDWRMAGDDNSGIFIGFPPSSDPWSAVDNGYEIQIDATDAADRTTGAVYTFKSADIAARDAALNPPGEWNSYELLVEGERLRIYLNGVLINDFTNTNPVRSLAGHIGIQNHGTGDDVSFRNIRIKELGGGPGPDPGQNTTVQAEAFTAQSGVQVVGKAGANGGSTIGYLDPGDWAAYNGQNLTGVTSLRARVVSGGAGGTLQVRTGSQTGPVHGTATISNTGGWESYAEVSTALTGLPSGTGNLYLTVAGSGTGLYDVDEFTLVRSTSGGGGSGTGPVVGLAGKCLEIDGGGTADGTQAQINTCVANSARQTWTRTGQTLRALGKCLDISGSGTANGTRIQLWTCNSTGAQNWAAQADGTLRNPGSGKCLDVSNNSSADGQDVHLWDCVAGAANQKWTLP